A genomic region of Glycine max cultivar Williams 82 chromosome 15, Glycine_max_v4.0, whole genome shotgun sequence contains the following coding sequences:
- the LOC100800870 gene encoding Probable pectin methylesterase CGR2-like, producing MSRRPVNPSRRLGDGGSIPFAASIRSKSQNSPLLSIGLVIVGAILLIGYCYSNSGGASGGIKDVSKLEGGASCSSEVLQALPVLKKSYGDSLHKVLHVGPDSCSVLSSLLEEEDTEAWGIEPYELDDVGAKCKSLVRKGIVRVADLKFSLPYRAKSFSLVIVSDALDYLSPRYLNKTLPELVRVSADGVVIFAGYPGQQRTRGEEVAKFGRPAKLRSSSWWIRFFVQSSLDENETAGKKFEQASAKKAYKPACQIFHLKSYP from the exons ATGTCAAGGAGGCCAGTAAATCCTTCGCGTCGGTTAGGTGATGGTGGAAGTATACCATTTGCTGCATCTATCCGGTCTAAATCTCAAAACTCTCCCCTACTATCTATTGGGCTTGTCATTGTG GGTGCAATCCTTCTGATTGGTTATTGTTACAGCAATTCAG GTGGAGCTAGCGGTGGTATTAAGGATGTAAGTAAACTTGAAG GTGGTGCATCATGCTCATCAGAAGTCCTACAAGCATTGCCCGTTTTGAAGAAATCATATGGAGACAGTTTGCACAAGGTTTTGCATGTTGGCCCTGACTCTTGTTCTGTGTTATCTAGTTTGTTAGAAGAAGAGGATACTGAGGCTTGGGGAATAGAACCATATGAGTTAGATGATGTTGGTGCAAAGTGTAAAAGTCTTGTACGCAAGGGCATTGTGCGTGTGGCTGATTTGAAGTTTTCTCTACCCTACCGTGCAAAGTCATTTTCTCTGGTTATTGTGTCAGATGCATTGGATTACTTATCTCCAAGATACCTGAATAAAACCCTGCCAGAGTTGGTGAGGGTGTCTGCTGATGGTGTTGTTATCTTTGCAG GTTATCCAGGTCAACAGAGAACTAGAGGTGAAGAAGTGGCCAAATTTGGTCGTCCA GCCAAATTGCGCAGCTCATCTTGGTGGATAAGGTTTTTCGTTCAGTCTAGTTTAGATGAAAATGAAACTGCTGGAAAGAAGTTTGAACAGGCTTCAGCCAAGAAGGCATACAAGCCAGCATGCCAAATTTTTCACCTCAAATCATACCCTTGA